One part of the Truepera radiovictrix DSM 17093 genome encodes these proteins:
- a CDS encoding hemolysin family protein, with translation MLTPVAAVWLAASSAVAFAAPVTPTEGGVTPTQVLLLVLLFALSAFMSGAETALTAVGHWKIRQLREEGQDPTGAFALLERDRARFITTLLIGNNLVNIAATALVTQITLRLAAPLGVGESLALAYATGLMTFLVLIFGEITPKSFAVQNAVPLSRVVIRPVYYLSVVVYPIGRFFTFIANLILRLFRLETTANPLITEDELRLMLRSAEESGVIEAHEQEMIRGIIDLEETVVREVMTPRVDVVAISEDATLEELLELVTKHGYSRLPVYSETIDNVRGTVYARDLLAYLGRSEALHTTRVADLMTPAQYVPETLSILNLLRDMRARKNHIAIVVDEFGGTAGIVTLEDIIEEITGEIYDETDQEEAAPIVPLDEGVFRIQGSAHLEEVGAELKLTLGEGGEYDTLAGFLISRFGHIPQPGETLDIGTCSFTIEEADERRVISVLASLHDALGVSGALPSPTSGTAEPGPRERTQV, from the coding sequence TTGCTGACCCCCGTAGCCGCCGTCTGGCTCGCCGCTAGCTCGGCGGTCGCCTTCGCCGCCCCCGTGACCCCGACCGAGGGCGGCGTGACCCCCACTCAGGTCCTTCTGCTCGTGCTGCTCTTTGCGCTCTCGGCCTTTATGTCGGGCGCCGAAACGGCGCTCACGGCGGTCGGGCACTGGAAGATCCGCCAGCTGCGCGAAGAGGGCCAGGACCCCACGGGCGCGTTTGCGCTCTTGGAGCGCGACCGCGCGCGCTTTATCACCACCTTGCTGATCGGCAACAACCTCGTCAACATCGCCGCGACGGCTTTGGTCACGCAGATCACGCTGCGCCTCGCCGCCCCCTTGGGGGTCGGCGAGTCCCTGGCGCTCGCCTACGCCACGGGCCTCATGACCTTTCTCGTGCTGATCTTCGGCGAGATCACGCCGAAGTCGTTCGCGGTGCAAAACGCGGTCCCCTTGTCGCGCGTCGTCATCCGGCCGGTCTACTACCTCTCGGTCGTCGTCTACCCCATCGGGCGCTTTTTCACCTTTATCGCCAACCTCATCCTGCGGCTCTTTCGCCTCGAGACGACCGCCAACCCGCTGATTACCGAAGACGAGCTGCGCCTCATGCTCCGCAGCGCCGAGGAGTCGGGGGTCATCGAGGCCCATGAGCAGGAGATGATCCGCGGCATCATCGACCTCGAGGAGACCGTCGTGCGCGAGGTCATGACGCCGCGCGTCGACGTCGTGGCGATCTCCGAAGACGCCACCTTGGAGGAGCTTTTAGAGCTCGTGACCAAACACGGCTACAGCCGCCTGCCCGTCTACAGCGAGACCATCGACAACGTGCGCGGCACCGTCTACGCCCGCGACCTCTTGGCCTATTTAGGCCGCAGCGAGGCGCTCCACACGACCCGCGTCGCCGACCTCATGACGCCCGCGCAGTACGTTCCCGAGACGCTCTCTATCCTCAACCTGCTGCGCGACATGCGCGCCCGCAAAAACCACATCGCCATCGTCGTCGACGAGTTCGGCGGTACCGCCGGGATCGTCACCCTCGAGGACATCATCGAGGAGATCACCGGCGAAATCTACGACGAGACCGACCAGGAGGAGGCCGCCCCCATCGTGCCGCTCGACGAGGGCGTCTTCCGCATTCAAGGTTCGGCGCACCTCGAGGAGGTCGGCGCCGAGCTCAAGCTCACCCTCGGTGAGGGGGGGGAGTACGACACCCTGGCGGGCTTTCTCATCTCCCGTTTCGGCCACATCCCGCAACCCGGCGAAACGCTCGACATCGGCACCTGCAGCTTCACCATCGAAGAGGCGGACGAGCGCCGGGTGATCTCGGTGCTCGCCTCGCTCCACGACGCGCTCGGCGTGAGCGGCGCCCTGCCGAGCCCCACCTCCGGCACTGCCGAGCCGGGGCCGCGCGAGCGCACCCAGGTCTAA
- a CDS encoding VOC family protein has protein sequence MHALDHLLWEEWRLEEGERRFFDLTGVAPARGGSHSVGGTHNSLLSLGERAYLELIAPHPTHPSGAALPKEAPPEFVPRLFAFAVSGDLNLVERLAIAAGLTVSLTRGSRRTPEGTLVTWQTAFVKGHAFGASLPFFVRFGGAHHPAQTAPKGCRLLEFSVGHPHHEALSRLYTALEIGVPVVAAEHPLLRAKLETPKGVLVLDSREGCRALPDA, from the coding sequence GTGCACGCGCTCGACCACCTGCTCTGGGAGGAGTGGCGCTTAGAGGAGGGCGAGCGCCGCTTTTTTGACCTGACGGGCGTAGCCCCCGCCCGTGGCGGCTCGCATAGCGTTGGAGGGACGCACAACAGCCTGCTGTCCTTGGGTGAAAGGGCGTACCTCGAGCTTATCGCCCCCCATCCCACCCATCCGAGCGGGGCTGCTTTGCCTAAGGAGGCACCGCCCGAGTTCGTCCCGAGGCTCTTTGCGTTTGCGGTGAGCGGTGACCTGAACCTTGTCGAACGGTTGGCGATCGCAGCCGGACTGACGGTGTCGCTGACGCGCGGCTCGAGGCGAACGCCTGAAGGCACCCTTGTAACGTGGCAGACGGCCTTTGTAAAGGGGCACGCGTTCGGCGCTTCACTGCCCTTTTTCGTGCGTTTCGGGGGTGCGCACCACCCCGCTCAGACGGCGCCTAAAGGGTGCAGGTTGCTCGAGTTCTCCGTGGGTCATCCCCACCACGAAGCGCTCTCGCGGCTCTACACCGCCCTTGAGATTGGCGTACCCGTGGTCGCGGCCGAGCACCCTCTGCTACGCGCGAAGCTAGAGACGCCCAAAGGCGTCCTCGTCCTGGATAGCCGTGAGGGCTGCCGCGCGCTGCCCGACGCTTGA
- a CDS encoding anthranilate synthase component II yields MKRILVIDNYDSFTYNLVQYLGELGVEPIVWRNDQFSLEDVDALAPDGIVVSPGPCTPAEAGQSVAVIQRYGPQTPILGVCLGHQSIGAAYGAKVERARRIMHGKTSEVTHDGTGVFEGLPETVTVTRYHSLVVRDPPDELAVNAWVDEAGERVIMGLKHKRYPVWGVQFHPESVLTETGKAMLKNFLDRC; encoded by the coding sequence GTGAAACGGATTCTGGTCATCGACAACTACGACTCGTTTACCTACAACCTCGTGCAGTACTTAGGCGAGCTGGGGGTCGAGCCGATCGTGTGGCGCAACGACCAGTTCAGCCTCGAGGACGTCGACGCGCTGGCGCCAGACGGCATCGTCGTCTCGCCGGGGCCGTGCACGCCCGCCGAGGCGGGGCAGTCGGTGGCGGTGATCCAGCGCTACGGCCCCCAGACGCCCATCTTGGGGGTGTGCTTGGGGCATCAGAGCATCGGTGCGGCCTACGGCGCCAAGGTGGAGCGGGCGCGGCGCATCATGCACGGCAAGACGAGCGAGGTGACGCACGACGGCACGGGTGTCTTCGAGGGCCTGCCAGAGACCGTGACGGTGACGCGCTACCACTCGCTGGTCGTGCGCGACCCGCCCGACGAGCTCGCCGTCAACGCCTGGGTCGACGAAGCGGGTGAGCGGGTGATCATGGGGCTTAAGCACAAACGCTACCCCGTGTGGGGCGTGCAGTTTCACCCCGAGAGCGTGCTCACCGAGACGGGTAAGGCGATGCTCAAGAACTTTCTGGACCGCTGCTAG
- a CDS encoding glycosyltransferase family 2 protein — protein sequence MAPSRLSIITVTHNRRELLLQKLRALAAQTLSPEHFELVVGVNGDADGTLEALQEASAPYRMTVLSFEVPLSVAAARNACAAAATGAVLYLSDDDCSPHPETLAAHLAAQAAPCVAVGGLEFVHSGQVETWRPKRVSFWNLNGANVSLPAAAFRAVGGFDERLEGYGGEDVLLGYALHRYGLPFRALPEARAQHLGPNPVRGGNLHKARSAGRNAARIARQHPELAYRLGVHPALLALKGVALRPGALWRALAPERYAYERAYLEGALSERDPASERGTL from the coding sequence GTGGCGCCGTCAAGGCTCAGCATCATCACCGTCACCCACAACCGCCGCGAGCTCTTGCTCCAGAAGCTGCGGGCGCTCGCGGCGCAGACCCTCTCGCCCGAGCACTTCGAGCTCGTGGTGGGGGTCAACGGTGACGCGGACGGGACGCTCGAGGCGCTTCAGGAGGCCTCAGCGCCCTACCGGATGACGGTGCTGAGCTTTGAGGTGCCCTTAAGCGTCGCGGCGGCGCGCAACGCCTGTGCGGCGGCCGCCACGGGAGCGGTGCTCTACCTCTCCGACGACGACTGCTCGCCCCACCCCGAGACGCTCGCGGCGCACCTCGCGGCGCAAGCGGCGCCCTGCGTGGCGGTAGGGGGGCTCGAGTTCGTGCACAGCGGTCAGGTCGAGACGTGGCGGCCCAAACGCGTGAGCTTTTGGAACCTCAACGGGGCGAACGTGAGCCTGCCGGCGGCGGCCTTTCGGGCCGTGGGGGGGTTTGACGAGCGCTTGGAGGGTTATGGCGGCGAGGACGTGCTCTTGGGCTACGCCCTGCACCGGTACGGGCTCCCCTTTCGGGCGCTCCCGGAGGCGCGCGCGCAGCACCTGGGCCCCAACCCGGTGCGCGGGGGCAACCTGCACAAGGCCCGCAGCGCGGGGCGCAACGCGGCGCGCATCGCTCGCCAGCACCCCGAGCTCGCCTACCGCTTGGGGGTGCACCCCGCGCTGCTCGCCCTCAAGGGGGTCGCCCTCAGGCCCGGAGCGCTCTGGCGCGCGCTGGCCCCCGAGCGCTACGCTTATGAACGCGCCTACCTCGAGGGCGCTCTTAGCGAACGAGATCCCGCTAGTGAAAGAGGAACGTTGTGA
- a CDS encoding FitA-like ribbon-helix-helix domain-containing protein, with the protein MSKMIQIRNVPEALHRKLKMRAAERGMTLSDFLLEQATIAAETPSLEELVRRIDAEPPLALPPEEAPASVIRRLRDD; encoded by the coding sequence ATGTCCAAGATGATCCAGATCCGCAACGTCCCCGAAGCGCTGCACCGCAAACTCAAGATGCGGGCGGCGGAGCGGGGGATGACCTTGTCGGACTTTTTGCTCGAGCAGGCCACCATCGCGGCGGAGACGCCGAGTTTAGAGGAGCTCGTGCGGCGCATCGACGCGGAGCCGCCGCTCGCCCTACCCCCCGAGGAGGCGCCTGCTAGCGTGATCCGCCGACTTCGCGACGACTAG
- a CDS encoding type II toxin-antitoxin system VapC family toxin, giving the protein MIVLDASAGVSFLLRIEPAYAPLRERVLRAGTLHVPQLFDLEVLHALRRYERQRFISPARAERAFARLRELRCERHPHVPLAERVWELRANLSAYDATYVALAEILEAPLITLDARLGRAPGHRAQLEVYGEDV; this is encoded by the coding sequence GTGATCGTTCTCGACGCCTCCGCCGGGGTGAGCTTTTTGCTCCGGATCGAACCCGCCTACGCGCCGTTGCGCGAGCGCGTCTTGCGCGCAGGGACGCTTCACGTGCCGCAGCTTTTCGATCTCGAGGTCTTACACGCGCTGAGGCGTTACGAGCGGCAGCGCTTTATCTCCCCCGCGCGCGCCGAACGCGCCTTTGCGCGGCTGCGCGAGCTGAGGTGCGAGCGCCACCCCCACGTGCCGCTCGCCGAGCGCGTGTGGGAGCTGCGGGCGAATCTCAGCGCCTACGACGCGACCTACGTGGCGCTCGCCGAGATCCTTGAAGCTCCCCTCATCACCCTCGACGCCCGCTTGGGCCGCGCGCCGGGGCACCGCGCGCAGCTCGAGGTTTACGGCGAGGACGTTTAG
- a CDS encoding enoyl-ACP reductase FabI yields MYTLDVSGKTGVVFGVTNQRSIGWAIAEKLAGAGARLAFSYQGERLKGTLEKLTAGLQDPLLLQCDVTRDAELDAVFEALSREFGTLDFLVHAVAFAPPATFERPFYEVSREDWTTALDVSAYSLVAAARRAQPLMQRGGSIVTLSYLAAERVVPHYNMMGVAKAALEASVRFLAYDLGPQGVRVNAISAGPLRTVAARSISGFSSMFEVAGKLSMLKRNITQEEVAGLALALLADDLGGGVTGETIYVDAGYHAMGMFLEAPGQE; encoded by the coding sequence ATGTACACCCTCGACGTAAGCGGTAAGACGGGCGTCGTCTTCGGCGTCACCAATCAGCGCTCCATCGGTTGGGCGATCGCCGAGAAGCTGGCCGGGGCGGGGGCGCGGCTCGCCTTCTCGTACCAGGGGGAGCGGCTAAAAGGCACGCTCGAGAAGCTCACCGCGGGGCTGCAAGACCCCCTCTTGCTCCAGTGCGACGTCACCCGAGACGCCGAACTCGACGCCGTGTTTGAGGCGCTGTCGCGGGAGTTCGGTACCCTCGACTTCTTGGTGCACGCCGTCGCCTTCGCGCCGCCCGCGACCTTCGAGCGCCCCTTTTACGAGGTGTCACGCGAGGACTGGACGACAGCCCTAGACGTCTCCGCGTACTCGCTCGTGGCGGCCGCGCGGCGGGCGCAACCCCTGATGCAACGGGGGGGGAGCATCGTCACGCTCTCGTACCTCGCGGCCGAGCGCGTGGTGCCGCACTACAACATGATGGGGGTCGCCAAGGCGGCCTTGGAGGCCAGCGTCCGCTTTTTGGCCTACGACCTGGGCCCGCAGGGGGTGCGCGTGAACGCGATCAGCGCGGGGCCGCTGCGCACGGTCGCGGCGCGCAGCATCTCGGGTTTTAGCAGTATGTTCGAGGTCGCCGGCAAGCTCTCGATGCTAAAGCGCAACATCACCCAGGAGGAGGTCGCGGGGCTCGCGCTCGCGCTTCTAGCCGACGACTTGGGCGGCGGCGTCACGGGGGAGACCATCTACGTGGACGCGGGCTACCACGCGATGGGGATGTTTTTAGAGGCGCCGGGGCAGGAGTAG
- the trpE gene encoding anthranilate synthase component I: protein MSPTAAPQPSVSPETRVKPVYKEVLADLETPLTAYLKVAGHPSFLLESVEQGERVARYSFIGTGERRRLEARGRTVRVSTPEGAEERESNDPLRLLWELTVRAAETPPELPDFWAGMVGYAAYDLVRTYERLPDSNPDELGLPDLLFIEPEALVIFDHLRRRIFLVAPAEVGNAADEARARELVESLYAKLRGPLPGVPGDRAGRRTEFRPSVSKEAYMAAVAKAVGYIHAGDIFQVVPSQRLSAELGVHPFALYRALRVINPSPYLGYLDLGPVTLVASSPESLVRSDGRRVETRPIAGTRKRGRDAAEDDALARELLADAKERAEHIMLVDLGRNDLGRVCRYGSVQVSELMRVERYSHVMHIVSTVTGELADGKTPLDALAATLPMGTASGAPKVRAMEIIDELETTRRGPYAGAFGYVSVSGAMDMALTLRTAVVAGGKIHLQAGGGVVADSDPEFEYQESMNKLAALVRAVELATEGLS, encoded by the coding sequence ATGTCCCCTACGGCTGCGCCACAACCGAGCGTGTCCCCCGAAACCCGCGTCAAACCCGTCTATAAGGAGGTCTTAGCGGACCTCGAAACCCCCCTGACGGCCTACCTCAAGGTCGCCGGGCACCCGAGCTTTCTCTTGGAGAGCGTCGAACAGGGCGAGCGCGTCGCGCGCTACTCGTTTATCGGCACCGGCGAGCGGCGGCGGCTCGAGGCGCGCGGCCGCACGGTGCGCGTCTCGACGCCCGAGGGGGCAGAGGAGCGCGAGAGCAACGACCCGCTGCGCCTGTTGTGGGAGCTCACCGTGCGCGCGGCCGAGACGCCCCCCGAGTTGCCCGACTTCTGGGCCGGGATGGTCGGATACGCGGCCTACGACCTCGTCCGCACCTACGAAAGGCTCCCCGACAGCAACCCCGACGAGCTGGGGCTGCCCGACCTGCTCTTTATCGAACCCGAAGCGCTCGTCATCTTCGACCACCTGAGGCGCCGCATCTTCCTGGTGGCCCCCGCCGAGGTCGGCAACGCTGCCGACGAGGCGCGCGCCCGCGAGCTCGTCGAGAGCCTCTACGCGAAGCTGCGCGGGCCGCTGCCGGGGGTGCCGGGCGACCGGGCGGGGCGGCGCACCGAGTTCCGGCCGAGCGTCTCCAAAGAGGCCTACATGGCGGCCGTGGCGAAAGCGGTCGGTTACATCCACGCCGGCGACATCTTCCAGGTGGTGCCGAGCCAGCGCCTCAGCGCCGAGTTGGGCGTGCACCCCTTCGCCCTCTACCGGGCGCTCCGGGTGATCAACCCGAGTCCGTACCTGGGTTACCTGGACCTGGGTCCCGTAACGCTCGTCGCCTCCTCCCCCGAGAGCCTGGTGCGCAGCGACGGTCGGCGCGTCGAGACCCGGCCGATCGCCGGCACCCGCAAACGCGGCCGCGACGCCGCCGAAGACGACGCCCTGGCCCGCGAACTCCTGGCGGACGCCAAAGAGCGCGCCGAGCACATCATGCTCGTCGACTTAGGGCGCAACGACCTCGGTCGGGTGTGCCGCTACGGCAGCGTGCAGGTCTCGGAGCTTATGCGCGTGGAGCGCTACAGCCACGTCATGCACATCGTCTCGACGGTCACGGGCGAGCTCGCCGACGGTAAGACGCCGCTCGACGCGCTCGCCGCGACCCTGCCGATGGGCACCGCTTCGGGCGCCCCCAAGGTGCGCGCGATGGAGATCATCGACGAGCTCGAGACCACCCGGCGCGGCCCCTACGCGGGGGCGTTCGGTTACGTGTCGGTCTCCGGCGCCATGGACATGGCCCTGACGCTGCGCACGGCGGTCGTTGCGGGCGGCAAGATCCACCTGCAAGCGGGCGGCGGCGTCGTCGCCGACTCCGACCCCGAGTTCGAGTACCAAGAGAGCATGAACAAGCTCGCGGCGCTCGTGCGGGCGGTCGAGCTGGCGACGGAGGGGCTAAGTTAG
- a CDS encoding SIR2 family NAD-dependent protein deacylase, with amino-acid sequence MSVPVGGGAEAALGAVRARLARARRVAALTGAGVSAASGLPTFRGALGFWREHRAEDLATPQAYARDPLLVWEWYAARFHAAAAAAPNGAHLHLARLEAQLPDFTLVTQNVDGLHARSGSRRVLELHGNLTKSRCERCGHLDALAPGFALPPCCSRCGSRARPNVVWFGEHLPERAFEAAAAAFSRAEVALVIGTSGVVEPAASLGRLAAQRGAVVVEINPEPTPLTPYATLSLRQDAVSGLHALLGPLTPPPG; translated from the coding sequence GTGTCGGTGCCGGTGGGAGGGGGCGCTGAGGCGGCGCTGGGCGCCGTTCGCGCGCGCCTCGCTAGGGCGCGCCGCGTCGCCGCGCTGACGGGGGCGGGGGTAAGCGCCGCCTCGGGGCTGCCGACCTTTCGCGGGGCGCTCGGGTTCTGGCGCGAGCACCGCGCCGAAGACCTCGCTACCCCCCAGGCCTACGCCCGCGACCCGCTGCTCGTCTGGGAGTGGTACGCCGCGCGCTTTCACGCGGCCGCTGCCGCCGCGCCGAACGGCGCGCACCTGCACCTCGCGCGGCTCGAGGCGCAACTTCCCGACTTCACCCTGGTGACGCAAAACGTCGACGGGTTGCACGCGCGCTCGGGCTCAAGGCGCGTGCTCGAGCTCCACGGCAACCTCACCAAGAGCCGCTGCGAGCGCTGCGGACACCTGGACGCGCTCGCCCCGGGCTTTGCGCTGCCACCTTGTTGCTCGCGCTGCGGCAGCCGCGCCCGGCCCAACGTGGTGTGGTTCGGCGAACATCTGCCCGAGCGGGCGTTTGAAGCGGCCGCTGCGGCCTTTTCGCGCGCGGAGGTGGCGCTCGTCATCGGCACCTCGGGGGTGGTCGAACCGGCGGCCAGCTTGGGGCGCCTCGCCGCGCAGAGGGGCGCGGTGGTCGTCGAGATCAACCCCGAGCCGACGCCCCTGACCCCCTACGCCACGCTCTCCTTGCGCCAGGACGCGGTCTCGGGCCTTCACGCGCTCCTCGGCCCGCTCACCCCGCCGCCCGGGTAG
- the trpD gene encoding anthranilate phosphoribosyltransferase: MTDAPHAPFDIAPLLGDVFDGKTLDQARAEEVMGALMDGRLSQMQAAALLAALRTRGETVDEIIGFARAMRARAVKVPVAVDGPLLDTCGTGGTGVDTFNISTASLFVLAAGGVKVAKHGNRAVTRRSGAADVLEALGARLEASPARLARSIETLGLAFIFARAHHPAMKFVAPIRADLKARTIFNSLGPLTNPAGANRQLLGVYDPKLTEPLALVLAGLGVERALVVYGDGIDELTVCGETRVTELGPDGVTRTYTVHPSRVGLGYYEKPEIAGGSPEENAVTIRAVLNGELHGAKRDVVLLNAGAALYLADEAPTIEAGVAKADEILESGAAAEKLLEYVAFTRQPEDL, from the coding sequence GTGACCGACGCCCCGCACGCACCCTTTGACATCGCGCCGCTCCTTGGCGACGTCTTCGACGGCAAAACGCTCGATCAGGCCAGGGCCGAGGAGGTGATGGGCGCGCTTATGGACGGGCGCCTCAGCCAGATGCAGGCGGCGGCCCTGTTGGCGGCGCTGCGCACCCGCGGCGAGACGGTCGATGAGATCATCGGCTTTGCGCGGGCCATGCGCGCGCGGGCTGTCAAGGTGCCCGTCGCCGTGGACGGCCCGCTGCTAGACACCTGCGGCACGGGCGGCACGGGCGTCGACACCTTCAACATCTCGACCGCGAGCCTCTTCGTGCTCGCGGCGGGCGGCGTGAAGGTCGCCAAGCACGGCAACCGCGCCGTGACGCGCCGCTCGGGGGCGGCAGACGTCCTAGAGGCCCTCGGGGCGCGGCTCGAGGCCTCCCCGGCGCGCCTCGCGCGGAGCATCGAGACGCTCGGGCTCGCCTTTATCTTTGCCCGCGCCCATCACCCCGCGATGAAGTTCGTCGCCCCCATCCGCGCGGACTTAAAAGCGCGGACCATCTTCAACTCCCTAGGCCCCCTGACCAACCCCGCGGGCGCCAACCGGCAGCTCTTGGGCGTCTACGACCCCAAGCTCACCGAACCGCTGGCGCTCGTGCTGGCCGGCCTCGGCGTCGAGCGCGCCCTGGTGGTCTATGGCGACGGCATCGACGAGCTCACCGTCTGCGGCGAGACGCGCGTCACCGAGCTCGGCCCCGACGGGGTAACCCGCACCTACACCGTGCACCCGTCACGCGTCGGGCTGGGTTACTACGAAAAACCGGAGATCGCCGGGGGGAGCCCCGAGGAGAACGCGGTGACCATCCGCGCGGTCTTAAATGGCGAGCTGCACGGGGCGAAGCGCGACGTGGTGCTGCTTAACGCCGGGGCGGCGCTCTACTTAGCCGACGAGGCGCCGACCATCGAGGCGGGGGTAGCGAAGGCCGACGAGATCTTGGAGAGCGGGGCGGCGGCGGAGAAGCTGCTCGAGTACGTCGCGTTTACCCGGCAACCTGAAGACTTGTAA
- a CDS encoding DUF3208 domain-containing protein — translation MSDTDEKRTFKLLQGYIWFPRDAQVELGDFLPERLEPDIYLLWDEVPPPFAFFDDGTLAATQRVFQFTALAKGRTEREAQGLVPWLAETLQRRLEATPPGVGWQVMEDLRSL, via the coding sequence ATGAGCGACACCGACGAAAAGCGCACCTTTAAGCTGCTCCAGGGCTACATCTGGTTTCCACGCGACGCGCAGGTCGAACTCGGCGACTTTCTGCCCGAGCGCCTAGAGCCCGACATCTACCTCCTCTGGGACGAGGTGCCGCCGCCGTTTGCGTTTTTCGACGACGGCACGCTCGCGGCGACGCAGCGCGTGTTTCAGTTTACGGCGCTGGCGAAGGGGCGGACCGAACGCGAGGCGCAGGGGTTGGTGCCGTGGCTCGCCGAGACGCTGCAAAGGCGGCTCGAGGCCACCCCGCCGGGGGTCGGCTGGCAGGTGATGGAGGACCTGCGGAGCCTCTAG
- a CDS encoding four helix bundle protein: MPSEGFLRFEDIIAWQKARVLARNVYLVTKTGEFARDVGLARQMQRAAVSVMSNVAEGFERSSPAEFHRYVVIAKASCAELRSQLYLAKDVGYLSQGAFKELMKQAEEVARVLGGLRASIDRRK, translated from the coding sequence GTGCCGAGTGAAGGATTTTTACGGTTTGAAGACATCATCGCCTGGCAAAAGGCGAGAGTGCTCGCCCGAAACGTTTATCTCGTCACCAAAACAGGTGAGTTTGCGAGGGATGTGGGCTTAGCACGCCAAATGCAGCGGGCTGCAGTATCCGTCATGTCAAACGTTGCGGAGGGCTTTGAACGCAGCAGTCCGGCAGAATTTCACCGTTACGTGGTGATTGCCAAAGCCTCATGTGCAGAATTGCGTTCACAGCTCTACCTAGCTAAAGACGTTGGTTATCTCAGTCAGGGCGCGTTTAAAGAGCTGATGAAACAAGCCGAAGAAGTCGCTAGGGTTTTGGGGGGACTCAGAGCGTCGATCGATAGGAGAAAGTGA
- a CDS encoding DUF11 domain-containing protein — protein MLKLGALGALMVFALLFGTASAQEGQTDNPIRIAIQAFIVSQVTAEDGTTEERLTESETARPGQVVEYRVTATNQDPTTLPAGTVSVTGPIPEGASYVDGSATPSSQQVRTEFSADGQTFSEPPVLAGETVVDPADYAAVRWTLLVPLEPQQEVRFVYRVVIE, from the coding sequence ATGTTGAAACTAGGTGCACTTGGCGCGCTCATGGTGTTCGCGCTTCTGTTCGGTACCGCGTCGGCCCAAGAAGGGCAAACCGACAACCCCATTCGCATCGCGATCCAGGCGTTTATCGTCTCGCAAGTGACGGCGGAAGACGGCACCACCGAGGAGCGCCTCACCGAGTCCGAGACGGCCCGCCCCGGCCAAGTGGTCGAGTACCGCGTGACCGCTACCAACCAGGACCCGACGACCCTCCCCGCCGGAACGGTGAGCGTGACCGGGCCGATCCCCGAAGGGGCGAGCTACGTCGACGGCTCCGCGACGCCGAGCTCGCAGCAGGTGCGCACCGAGTTTTCGGCCGACGGCCAGACCTTTAGCGAGCCGCCGGTGCTCGCCGGTGAGACGGTGGTCGACCCCGCCGACTACGCGGCGGTGCGCTGGACGCTGCTGGTGCCGCTCGAGCCCCAACAAGAGGTGCGCTTCGTCTACCGCGTGGTGATCGAGTAG
- the pdxS gene encoding pyridoxal 5'-phosphate synthase lyase subunit PdxS — translation MAETPNPTQTVGTLRVKTGFAEMFKGGVIMDVVNAEQARIAEDAGATAVMALERVPADIRAQGGVARMSDPSMIEEIIEAVSIPVMAKVRIGHFVEAQILQALGVDFIDESEVLTPADENFHVDKHAFTVPFVCGAKDLGEALRRIGEGASMIRTKGEAGTGNVVEAVRHARTIMGEIRRIQSLPRDELMSTARDLRAPYELVLYVHEHGKLPVVNFAAGGIATPADAALMMQLGMDGVFVGSGIFKAGATITNPEERNRAHFNRARAIVEAVTHFNDPDILARVSRNLGEPMVGINLDTLAESELMAGRGW, via the coding sequence ATGGCTGAAACACCCAACCCCACCCAAACCGTCGGCACGCTGCGGGTCAAAACCGGATTTGCCGAGATGTTTAAGGGCGGCGTCATCATGGACGTCGTCAACGCCGAACAGGCGCGGATCGCCGAGGACGCGGGCGCGACCGCCGTGATGGCCTTAGAGCGCGTCCCCGCCGACATCCGCGCGCAGGGCGGCGTCGCCCGCATGTCGGACCCCAGCATGATCGAGGAGATCATCGAAGCGGTCTCGATCCCCGTGATGGCGAAGGTGCGCATCGGCCACTTCGTCGAGGCGCAGATCCTGCAGGCGCTGGGGGTCGACTTTATCGACGAGTCCGAAGTCTTGACCCCCGCCGACGAAAACTTCCACGTCGACAAGCACGCCTTTACGGTGCCGTTTGTCTGCGGCGCCAAAGACTTGGGCGAGGCGCTCCGCCGCATCGGCGAAGGCGCCAGCATGATCCGCACGAAGGGTGAGGCGGGCACCGGCAACGTGGTCGAGGCCGTGCGGCACGCGCGCACCATCATGGGGGAGATCCGCCGGATCCAGAGCCTGCCCCGCGACGAGTTGATGAGCACCGCGCGTGACCTGCGGGCGCCCTACGAGCTCGTGCTGTACGTCCACGAGCACGGCAAACTCCCCGTGGTGAACTTTGCCGCAGGGGGGATCGCGACCCCGGCTGACGCCGCGCTGATGATGCAGCTCGGGATGGACGGCGTCTTCGTCGGCTCGGGCATTTTCAAAGCGGGCGCGACCATCACCAACCCCGAGGAGCGCAACCGTGCCCACTTCAACCGCGCCCGCGCCATCGTCGAGGCGGTAACGCACTTTAACGACCCCGACATCTTGGCGCGGGTCTCGCGCAACCTGGGCGAGCCGATGGTCGGCATCAACCTAGACACCCTGGCCGAAAGCGAGCTGATGGCGGGGCGGGGCTGGTAG